The window CGCGCCACCTTCCTGGTGGGCGTCGTCGGCGGAGCCATCGCCGCCGTCATCGCCATGCTCGTCGGATTCCTCGCCGGCTACCGCGGCGGAGTCGTCGACGAGATCCTCAACATGGTCACCAACGTGGTGCTGGTCCTGCCCGCTCTCGCCGTCCTGCTGATCATCAACGCCTATCTCGGGGTGCGGTCCGTCGCCGTGCAGGGATTGTTCATCGGACTCACCTCATGGCCGTGGGCGGCGCGCGCGATCCGTGCGCAGACCTTCTCGCTGCGCACCCGGGAGTTCGTCGACCTGGCCCGGCTCAGCGGATGCTCCACCTGGCGGATCGTCTTCCGCGAGATCGCGCCCAACATGAGCTCGTACCTCTTCATGATGTTCATCCTGCTCTTCGGCGGCTCCATCCTGATCGCCTCCTCACTGGACTTCATCGGGCTCGGCCCCACCGAGGGCGTCT is drawn from Streptomyces sp. NBC_01717 and contains these coding sequences:
- a CDS encoding ABC transporter permease; translation: MSTVPEPATDTVAAPAPQPTRETLHYALRNPKLLVGFTVVALLLVVGIIGPPLLDNADPNEYVGPQAAPPDGTYWMGTTTFGQDVYAQFVHGLRATFLVGVVGGAIAAVIAMLVGFLAGYRGGVVDEILNMVTNVVLVLPALAVLLIINAYLGVRSVAVQGLFIGLTSWPWAARAIRAQTFSLRTREFVDLARLSGCSTWRIVFREIAPNMSSYLFMMFILLFGGSILIASSLDFIGLGPTEGVSLGLMLQSAQQWSALQLGMWWWFVPPGAGITAIVGALYVANVGLDEVFNPKLREA